One stretch of Callospermophilus lateralis isolate mCalLat2 chromosome 11, mCalLat2.hap1, whole genome shotgun sequence DNA includes these proteins:
- the Tmem100 gene encoding transmembrane protein 100, which yields MNEEPVKESLGAPKSPMPVTSEKSSKSEVVINTAPLVTEVQLLAATGGAELSCYRCIIPFALVVFIAGVVVTGVAYSFNSHGSIISIFGLVLLSSGLFLLASSALCWKVRQRSKKAKRRESQTALVANQRSLFA from the coding sequence ATGAATGAAGAGCCTGTGAAGGAGAGCCTGGGAGCCCCCAAGTCTCCCATGCCAGTGACATCGGAGAAAAGCTCTAAGAGCGAGGTGGTGATCAACACGGCCCCGCTGGTCACTGAGGTCCAGCTGCTGGCCGCCACCGGGGGTGCGGAGCTCTCCTGCTATCGCTGCATCATTCCCTTCGCCCTGGTGGTCTTCATCGCCGGGGTCGTGGTCACCGGCGTGGCTTACAGCTTCAATTCCCACGGCTCCATCATCTCCATCTTTGGCCTGGTCCTCCTGTCATCTGGACTTTTTTTATTAGCCTCCAGCGCCTTGTGTTGGAAGGTGAGACAGAGAAGCAAGAAAGCAAAGAGGCGCGAGAGCCAGACGGCGCTGGTGGCCAATCAGAGAAGCTTGTTTGCTTGA